One Luteibacter aegosomaticola genomic window carries:
- the def gene encoding peptide deformylase, whose protein sequence is MIREILKMGDERLLRIAPPVSDDMVGSPELDALITDMFDTMHHAGGVGLAAPQIGVDLQLVIFGFDSSERYPDAPPVPQTILLNPVITPLSQDMEEGWEGCLSVPGLRGAVNRYSLIRYQGIDPQGQPIDRTAEGFHARVVQHECDHLIGRLYPSRITDFTKFGFTEVLFPGMDIGDD, encoded by the coding sequence ATGATTCGCGAGATCCTGAAAATGGGCGATGAGCGCCTGTTGCGCATCGCTCCCCCCGTGTCCGATGACATGGTGGGTTCGCCCGAGTTGGATGCCCTGATCACCGACATGTTCGACACCATGCACCACGCTGGCGGCGTGGGCCTTGCGGCGCCGCAGATCGGCGTGGACCTGCAACTGGTGATCTTTGGCTTCGATAGCAGCGAGCGCTATCCCGATGCGCCACCGGTACCGCAGACGATCCTGCTCAACCCGGTGATCACACCGCTATCTCAGGATATGGAAGAGGGCTGGGAAGGGTGCCTGTCGGTGCCGGGGCTGCGGGGTGCGGTGAACCGCTATTCGCTGATTCGCTACCAGGGCATCGACCCGCAGGGTCAGCCGATCGACCGGACCGCCGAGGGGTTCCACGCAAGGGTGGTGCAACACGAATGCGACCACCTGATCGGCCGCCTTTATCCGTCGCGGATTACGGACTTTACGAAGTTCGGCTTTACCGAGGTGCTTTTCCCCGGGATGGATATTGGCGACGACTGA